The Manis javanica isolate MJ-LG chromosome 13, MJ_LKY, whole genome shotgun sequence region AAAGACCCTCTCAGAGGCCACACTGCTGGACAGTGGCCACACAGCCTGTCCTTCCCAACAGCAAAATAGCACTTGGcccaccaccccctgccccagggaCTGGCGGTCACCCCCCACCGGCCCCAAGAAGTGCTGAGGGCACATTTCTCACCCACTGTCTAGTCTGGtccactgcccctcccccacctttgACAACTTCAAGAAGTCCCCCCTCCCCACGGAAACGCTCCAGGCAACGCCCCCCTTCTTTGGGGGGCAGAAGGAAGAGGCCAGAGGAAGCCACTCCCCCAGTTACCCCCCTCTCCCAGGCCTGCCGGGTTTAATGACCCTTCCGGGTCgccgggtgggggaggggagcagggcagtCTTTCAcgttggggagggagaaaggggcaggTAGGGACCCCAGGGCCCCCCGGGGGTCGGgcctgggtccccacagccgcCATTAACCGTAGGTTGGCCACATGCACCCCCTGTAGACCCCTCCCTCTAAGGGCCCTTTGTCCTCGCCCCTACCCCACTTTATGACAACAACCGGGAGAAGCATTCCCAGGCAGGCACGGGGGTGGGTGGTGCTGGGTGGTCGTTGGGACCTGACTCGGGGGCGGGAGAGATGGGGCCACACCCTCCCCCATGCCTCCCGGAGAGAGGTCACCAGCTCGGCCGGGGCCTTGCAAAACACGGTTATTTAAAGAGTTGTGCAAGGCTGGGGCCCGCGGGTGGCGAAAGGGGCCCCTCACTTCAcacaggggaggggcagaggggcagaaaGCTGGGGAGGGGGCCAGGGCACTCGGGAGGGGGCGGCCGGGAGGAAGTGAGAAGAGAAATACCGGAGAGGAGAGAAATAGGACGACAAAACCCCCAATCCGGATTCAAGGGCTTCTTGGAAAGCGGCCGATTTGCATGGGTAGTGGGGGGGGCAACCCCTCCGGCCGGCGACTAAAAACGGAAGGTTCTTGACAAACCCGCCGCCCGCTTGGGCGCCGAGCGTTGGGATTGACCAACGCGGGCGACCCGCGCTTCCTGCGCCCGCTTTTGTGTCGGGGCCACGGGACGGGGGCTCTCCCCGGGGCTGCCCCCCGCCAAGGCGCGGGGACCGTGCCGTCCCCTCCGGGGCCCCTTCTGCCCCGGAGCCGACGCTTTATAAATAAACCATCCAGGCCTGGGAGGGTCGCGGGTAACTGCGCTCCCCATCCGGCGCTCCCACGCCCCTCGGGGGTCCGGAATGCAACAGCCGATTCCGgggagaaaaaatgaaatcagaagcCGAAGCGCAGCCCCCCGCGAGACCATTTCCTTCCGCTGAGGGTGGGGGGGAGCGCTCGAGACCCCGGCAGCCCCTGCGCAGCACGGTACGGGCGGAGGTCTCCAAAGGGGGGCGCAGAGAGAAGCGCGCTAAGTCCGACCCACTGGAGCCGCCCTCCCCGGCGTGGACGGCCACCCACATCCCTGCCCAACTTCGGGGATCCCCCCAGTGTGGCTTCGCGGGCGCGCTGCGCCCACCCGGAGCGGGGCCAGCGGCTGCAGAGGCCAGCCCGCGCCCGCTCACCGCGCGGGCCGGCTGGGGGTCGCCCCGCGCCCGCCCCGCGCGCCTGGCCTCCCGCCCGGCCGCGACCTGCGCGCCGCTGGCTCCGCGCCGCCGGTTTGCGCCGCGCGCCGACTCACCGCGCCGCCGGCCGCGTCCGCGTCTACACCCCCACCCGACCCGATTGGCAAAGTCTCCCCGCGCGGCCTCCCCGCCCGCCCCTCCCCCCGCCGCGCGCTCACCGCCCCGCAGACAAATCACCGGGTGACAAATCGCTCTCAGATGCAAATACCTCGCCGGTGATTCAGCGCCGCGGCCCAGGACGCGGGAGGGGTCTCGCGGGGCCCCCTCTCCCTGTCCGGATGCCCCCTTGTCCCCTGCACTCGGTCCGGCGACGCGCCGCCCGCCCaggggtgctggggagggggaCAGAGTGGACGGAAAATTTCAGGCTGCGGCCCctttaaatgataataaataataaaagggaAGGGGAACCGCGGCGCGGGACGCCCCGCCCCCTGTCTAGGGACGGTGGGCAAAGTGCGCGCCGCGGCCCAGAGCGCACAGGGCGCCCGGGGCGCGGGCGGGGCAGGGAGCGCccgaaggggaggggagggcgctGGGCCTCCGCCCCAGCGGGCCGCGGGGATCCCCTGTCCGTATTACGGGGCGCCTGGGATGGGCCTACCGGGCTCGGAGTTTCACCCCTGCCCCATAGGCGCGGGTGacctcctcccctcttcctcctccccctcccggCGGAGCCCCGATGTCCACCTCCGAGAAATGGGGGTTGGAGAGACCCTATGCGGAGTCGCAGGGAGCCCCGGCCCCGACCCGGGCTGCGCGGCGGGGCGGGGTCCTAGGGAGGGCACGGCTGCCAGGGGGAGGGCGCGGCCCAGCAAAGCCGCGGTGTCGGGGTCGGACTGGGCCCCCGGGAAGGGAGAGCTCCCCGCGAAATCGTGACGACCCCTGCCCCGTGTCATTGCTCCCGTAAACCTGAACCCCTTCCACCCCGCAGGGGCAGAGACCAAACTATCTACTTGGTGAAAATAGTTTAATAGAAAGTTCCACAGCAAGGGCCCAGGCTCCAGCTCCAGTGGGGCTTGGGTCCCTGATTGGGGGATTCTGTGCGGGCCCCCTTCCCATCCCTGAGGCACAGAGCACTGCTGTCATTTCAGGGGCCTCTCCTGGCATAGCACACGGCCCCCAGATCGCAGGCCTGCTCCCTCCGGGGGATTCCCAAACCCGGGGGATGGGTACAGGGGTGCTGTCCCCACCCTGGGCAGGAGTCCTGCCTGCCCTTTGCAGGAACCCAGCCTTCCAGCCCCAGGGCTACGTGTAGCCTAAGAGCAGCAGGTGGCTGGAGCCCTTCACCCTTAGGCTGTTAACACCCAGCCCAGCTGCCTGCCACCGCCCCCCAAGGAAGGGCGGAGACACTGCCTGAGGACCGAGTTGCTGGGAGACCCAGGTGAGCTGGGAAGAGAAGCGGCCGGTAAAGAACCAGGCCCCAGGTCAGTCTCTAACCTGTAGGATAGCCTCCTCCCTAACAAGGAGCCAAAATCAGAGtgcaccccctgccccacctgggTGCACCCAAGAGTGCAACGtgggcctctctgtgcctcagtttcccccatgtACAATGAgccaatattcattcattcctcatacAGTAACTTTGAGGATTAGGTTTCCCTCTGCTCAAAGGGAAGAGGGCAGAGTGGGGGTAACCTGGAAGCACAGGAGGgcgctgcccccaccccatttcccagagggaagctgttaTGCATACATAGCAGGATGCAACTTCCCCAGAGGTGCCTGGCCCTGGAGGGTGAGGGGCCACAGGATTCCCAGCTGCCAATGAGGGGGGTCCTATTTTTAgcccagggagggagcagggaatTGATACACAGACTAACTGTCTCCACTGGTGGTGGGCGGCAGGCCCAGGTTCCAACTGGGTCCTCCGAGTGTGATTTTAGGTTAGTGCAGACCCCTCTCTGGTCCCCTTTTCTCAAGCTGGGAAAAGAGTACAGAGACCCCAGACCTATAAGGTATCCAGGCCAGACTATTTGTGGGGCCCCTGTGGGTTTTGCTCATCCCCCCCGAAATCCAGCCTGATCCTCACTCAGCCCCTCCGACAGCtactcagcctgctctccactgagTGGGGGGCAACCTCACAGGCTCACCAGATCCCAAACTGCCCACCTCCCCACATTTCCTCCTCAAACGgattcctgcctctgggcctttgcacctgccatTCCCCAGGCCTGCAGCAGCCTTCCCAGGCTGCCCCTGGCTGCTGACTCTGGACCCTCATCTCCTGGGAAGGCGTCTCCCTGAGCACCCAGGCTCAGCTGTGCCCCCACCACTCCATCTAGTCACCCTTCATCCAGGTGCTCCTAGTTCGAAACAGCTGTATTTAACCTTTGCTGCTtagcatacagtaggtgctcaataaatgttggttggATGAATGAGTTCATGTGTTCCTCCCTCATCCCACAGGATTTTTGGTGTTTGTTTATAGGATGTGCGGGAACATTGAACAATTCACCATCtctatctcaaaaaaaaacaacaacaaaaaacagccCGGAGTGGGTGCTGGGCAGGAATCCCCAGTCCCGCACCTTCTGTGTGCTGTTTTCACCCACACCTGGCCTCCAGGTTACCTTGTCCCTGTGCCAGAGTCCgtgaaaatgtgatttttttttggacAGGAGAAGATAAAATTTACGCAGGTAAGAGCAATCCACACAGATGTGAGATTCCCGAAAATGTAACTTACTTTTCgaataagaaggaaaaagggaatATACTAATATGGAATATATAATAAGGAATCCAGCCTAAGTTATATTTGTCTTTATACCAACAGctgtaaaataaagttttttttccgGAAGGTCCCGACCAGGGAAATTTATCCCGAGCCTCTTGACCCATTTTGCCACGGGGGACCCGGGTTGGGGTACGCAGGACCGACAACATTTAGACGCTGGGGGGGTCCTTTGCGGGGTCGACGGAGGGAGAACAAGGAGCTTGCGCGGGTGGCGCGCGCCACCTTCTGGGCACCTGCGGGGCTTCGCCGGGGCGGGGCTTCGCCGGGGCGGGGCTTTTCCGGGGCGGGGCTTCGCCGGGGCGGAGCCGGCGTCCCCGCGCCGTGGCTCCCGCAGACACCGCTAGGTGACGCAGTCTCACCTGGAAACGGGGCAgccggggaaactgaggcccgcgGAGAGATTTTCTCCTCCGTAGCTCCATTTGAACAGCGCACGGTAGAGTTGCTAAATAACACACAGGACTtgcagttaaattttaatttcagataaataacgAATAATTTAAAGTATCACCTTAATACTGCacgggacatacttatactaaaaatgttttcattgtttcaGAAATTGAAATTAACCCCTCTCCTTACCCACCCAAATCCCCGCGGTTTATCCCCATGCCGTGGCCCTGGGGCCATCTCCTCTCCATTCCAGATTGGCTATATTGGCATATGCCCGATCCTGCCAGCCCAAAAGATAGAAGAAATAGTTATAGTAATTAagcaataaattgaaaaatatctCCACATACCTTGGACCATGTCCCTGCCTGCTTAGAAGCCTCCCATTGGCTCCCATCAGGCTACCTCAGGAAAGGACAACTCATTCCCCCTGTTTGAAAAGTTCCCCACTACCTGTCTGTGTCCACTTCTTCTCATCTCCCCACTTCACCCTCTTCCAGCCCAAAAGCCCCCCTAGCTATTCCTCAAATCCACCAGACGTacccagcctcagggcctttgcactggctgtgtCCCCCATCTGGCTTACTCTTACCCCATCTCCAAGCACAGTTCATATTTCTTCAACTCACCACCTCCAGGAGGCCTTCCTGGACTCACTCACCAACCTCAGGTTCTCTGTTACCACGGGCACATGTATTTCCTCCATAAGCCTTTTCACTGCTGTCACTTTGCATGTCGCCAACTAAACAGGGGCTCCAGAAAGGTGCGGGTGGGGGCCTTGCCGTCGCTGTGTCCCAGCCCTCTGCAGAGCCGGACAGACAGAAGGGGCTCTGTGAACAGTACCCAGCTGAACAGACATGGGGTAAATGAAGGGTTTTGATAGATGTCCTGGGTATCGACATAGTTCCTCCTCCTAGATGTCCCTTTCCAACCctaaacttctttttaaaaaatttttcctttgagaTAATCACAGATTCTAATGCAGCCCCATCATGAGGCTTCCTCTGAGAGTAACATGTTGCAAAACTCTAGTATGGAATTGCAATCAGGATATCTAATTGGCACAATCCACCCCTTATTTGGACTTCCCCGATTCAGGATGGAATGGGTACATCCACAGGCCCCTCACCCCGGCAGCCACTAACCTGTTCTCCATTCCCACAAGTTTCCCATCTCCAGGACATTCTATAGATGGAATCACCCATCATGGAACCTTGGGGACTGCGTCCTTACTCAGTAAATGTCCAGGAAAGAGAGCCACCAGCGTGTGGCATGTGCCACTGTTGAGCTGCACCTCATGGTGTGGATGGACCACAGTTTGCAGGACATCTGGGTTGGTTCCGGTATTTGACTTTCGCATCAAAGCTGCCATGAATGTATGAGTACATATGTGAGTGTGAATAGGTTTTCATCTCTCTGAGACAGAGGCCCAAGtgttctttaactttttaaatctgtttctcATGCAGAAATCatgcccctccctctgcccacacCTCCTCCTGTAATCCCCACCACACACTTGGTTATTCATTCCACAAGTATTTGTTCAGCCCTACTGTGCACTGGGCCCTGGGGACCTGTTGGGGACCAAGTTAGACAGGCACCCAGCAGAGAACATCAGAGCTGTGATGGGGACAGCACTGGGCCCAGAAGAGGAGCCTGACCCAGCCTGGAGGGGTCTGGGAGGGCTTCCAGAGCAGGGGGCAGCTGATCTGCGATTTGTTGTACACTGGGAAAAACAGAACAATGCATGTTCAAGGGCCCAGAGGCCAGCGGGATGGCAGAAGTTCAAGAAGCCACAGAGAGACTGTGAGTTTGCAGTGAGGAGGGGGCAGgcgggaggtgggcagggcctgtgggCAAAGGGGAGACTTTAACCCTCATGTCCAGCCCAGTATGGGACTGAGAAATGAGCAGCCTGCATGGATATGGGTGAGGCTGCACCGCCCTGGACCCCTGGCAGGCACTTGTAGGGGTGTTCGACCAGCCAAGAGAGCAGGGAGACCCCCCTGGCACAGCTGCTAGGCAAGTCACTTTGGCCAATGCCACATGGGTCAAAGGGACCCTCTGGCTGAGCACAGTCACCCCCTAGAATCATAAGTAATAGCAGCAAACTCATGCTGTTCTAGGACTccgttttttttgggggggtattGGGGTCTTTACGTTCTTATATATATGCAACAGTAATGTTATGCAGCAGAATAACAGTATTATGactccttttgggttcccagacctgattccaatgtgtgtatgtgtgtggggggaggtTTTCCCCCACACtaaacaccaagcaattctcacaCACCAGCAGCGTGTCGGAGAACTGAACTTGGctctgatgctgtctgcccagAGGCGCCCCAGATCCCCAGGTTAAGGACTCTGTCCTATAAGACCGCCTTCTCCCCtcaactccagatgccagtcacaagccccaggcagttagttCCCTGTGCCTACAGATTGGAGGCTCCtacaacctcccccttaggttcgattaatgTGCTAGAGCGGCTCATGGAACTCACACAGGGCGAGGTCCCaagtaaaggagcttctgtcttcGTGGAGCTGGGGGCCTGGCTCTGGGCACGTGGAGGCGTTCTGGCTCCCCAAGCGTAGAGCTCTCTCCGAAAAAGAAGCAGGATCCAGGAGAAGtctaagctcttctcaggggttttgtgaggccttcattgcacagtcatgactgactaaattattggccactggctgattcaacctccagcccctgcccttgggtcgAGGtccaaagtctctcattaacatgacaagacacctgtttcacctttaagactctgcagtgttttcaggaactgtggatgaagacagaatatacctgggaaatacgtATTTAGTCACAGGAATGACCACAtatgtgtctcttgtgactcctTATGTTGCAGGGGGCTTGCTTCTGCTGAGGACAGCTCTGTGGCTCTACAGAGGACGCACCTATTCTGTGACATCCACGATCTTTCCAGCCAGGACTCTGGGCACTTACCCGGTGGCGAGCATAAACCTTATTTCACCAATTTTAAGATGCACACTGTGTTCACAGGTTAATTATGTCTGAAAACGGGATGAATCTGAACAATGCTACCGTCCATCACGAGGCCCTATGTGAAAACTTTTAttgctgctttccacaaagtTCCAGAGTGCCAGCCTCAAAGCATCTTAAATtttgggaaatacagaaataatcaTTACAATGTCAGTAGCAGTGGACATCAAAGCAAATTTGTACCAGACATTGCAAGAGGAAAACACATTTTCACTATGATTATcttggacaaaagaaagaaatcagccACAATAACAGCAGTGGCTGTCCAAGCAGCTCCTGTGCCAGAGGGACCCTTCTGGACCCCCCAGACTCTGCTCAGAGAGGGCAGGCGAGTTCCCTCGGGACACACAGCCTGCGCGCCGCAGCGCCACTGCTCCCGAGTCTGGGCGTCCTGGTCGGGACCGGGCGGGCTGCCAGGCGGAGCAGCTCCGCGTGGGAGGCGGCGGGGCCCGAGGGTCCAGCACGGCCGGGCAGGCGGCGGGGTTCCCCGAGAGCGCACGGACAGACGCGGCGGAAGGCCTGACGGAAATTCGAGCCCAGGAACGCGTAGAGCAGCGGGTTCAGTGCGGAGTTGCTGTAGGACATGCAGTGCGCCCAGATCTTGAGCGCGTAAGCGGCGTAGCTGCGCGGATGCCAGGCGCCCGCCGGGCCCAGCGCCTGCAGCACCAGGAACAGCTGGATGGGGCCCCAGCAGGCGGCGAAGAGCAACACCACGGCCGCCACCAGCCGCGAGACTCTGGCCCGCACCGCGCCCGCTCGCTCGGCCAGCAACTGTCCCTGGGGGAAGCGGGAGGGCAGTGGTCGGCGGAAAGGTTCTGGGCCGCCGGGAAAACCCCTCGGTGCCCCCGCTGCGCCCCCGTCCCCCGGCACTCCTCCAGATGCGCGGTGTACCTCCCCTCGCCGCGTAGCCGCGCACCTGCCGGGCGCTGTCCGCGGGCCCAGGGCGCACGGCAGCGCGGCCCAAGTGGCGCAGCATGGCCCCGTAGCAGACACAGGTGGCGACCAGCGGCAGCAGGTAGAGTGCCAGCAGGTTGTAGAGGGCGAACGCGCGCTCCAGGGCGCGGCTGGGAAAGGCCTCGCTGCAGTAGGTGCGCGGCCCCGGCGTGAGACGGTGTAGGACCAACACCGGTGCCGACACGGCCGCCGAGCCTGCAGAACGGGCTGGGCTGAGGACCTTGCCCGGTGGACCAGGGGACAGGGGGCCTGAGCCCTGGTCTCCCCAGATGCTTCCCCGGGCAGCGGACACTGAGCGCTTCCTAGGTGCGGGTAGCCCGCTGCGTGAGCTCAGCCACTCCCTGCAGACATAGCTATTGTACTCATTTCCCAGACGCACTCACTACCCAGacctggagggcagggagtgTGGGCAGGTCACAATGATTTGTCCTCCCTGCAACCTGTGCGGCCCCCCGCGCTGCACTCACCCACCCAGATGCTGAGGCTGATGGCCAGCGCCAGGCGGGGTGTGCGGCGGTGCAGGGCGCGCAGCGGAAACACCGTCACGTACCAGCGGTCCACGCTCATGGCAGTCAGGGTGGCACACGTGGCCTGCACCGAGACCTGGGAGGGCCGGGAGAGGGGGGTGTGGCCCCCTGCCGGGTCTGGGTCCTGTCCTGTCTGAGCCCACCCTGCAGGTCCCCCAGCATGTCCAACCACTCAGTCATGCACGGGAAGTGTCCTTTGGAGGTTCTCCGGGGGCCACAAGTTGGAAGGGCAGGAGATGCGATACCAAAAGGAAGCCCAGAACGATGGGGTTTGAGGGGACCATTGGGAATCCGCTGAGACCCCATGACAGCCAGAGGCAGAGTCATCCTAGGACCACGGGACAGAAGGGGCAAGAAGACGCAGGCCCGCATCGCTGTCCCTTTGCCAACCCGGTGACAACGAGCCCCACTCCATATCCCTCCGCATGGGCCGAATATTCCTCCCGCCCCGGGTTCCTCTCCCCTCTGCGGGTGCTCAGCCCCACGCCCAGCCCGCCCACACCCACACTCCTCCCCTGActcccctgcccctttccctGCCCGCGCACCTGCTGAATGTAGTTCACGAACTTGCACATGAAGTCTCCCAGCACCCAGGCGGGCAGCGGGTAGAGCAGGGCCGTGAAGGGCACGCAGCACAGCAGGAAGGTCACGTCTGTGGCCGCCAGGTTGGCTGCAGGCGGAAGATCGTGGGCTCTGGTTGCGGGTGGGGGGCGCACCGGCCGCAGCCACATAGCGCCCCCGGCCCTTGCCTTCGTCCAAGTGACCAGCAGGATTGCTCGGGAAGGCCTCCGACATCCTCGGCCAGAGAAAATGGGGCACCCTTTTACATTCAAACATCCTTTCCGCAAGGGCCTCGTAGCCAAAGTCTGTGGGCCCCTGCTCACCCCTGTACGGCTGGCAGAACCGGAGCACGCCCcttctttctgagcttcagtcGTTTTGTCTGCAGCTGGAAACAGTGGCGCTAGCCCACCAGCCACCAGAATCCGGAACACCGAGCGCTCACCTGCTCCGGGTGGGCCACTCATCACGCTGGTGTGCAAACCAGGCCCCTGGGGCAGAGGTCGAAAACTGGGAACCCGCGGGCCCAGCAGCCCCAACCCCTACTCCTTCCGTTCATCGGACACCGTGTTATGAGAACCACGTTTTAATCAGACACCTTCCTTAAGGGGACTGGCCGAGCTTTCCAGCCCCTCTGTTGACTGCCCCGGCCCGCCTTGCGCCCTCCAACGCCGGAGTGTGCGGGCTCTACCCTAAGGCACAGGGACAGAGGGCTTCGCCGCCCTCTCTTCCCGGCCGCCCTCCAGGTTTGTGCCCCGCGATCGCGGCGGGGATCCTCCTCTCCGGGGCCTGCAGGGGAGACATCCCCACCCCGGAAAGGCCCGGCCCCGCCGCCTCTCgggtgcccccccaccccccggagGCGCTCACCTATGTAAAAGTTGGTGACCGTCCGCATCTGCTTGTGACGGCAGACGACGAAGATGACCAGTGAGTTCCCGGCCAGGCCGAGCAGCATCAGCGCGGCGAAGAACAGCGGCACCAGCCAGGCGTCCACTGGCCGCGGCGCAGGGGCCTGGTCGTCCGAGGCGTTGGACGGCGCCCACCAGGACGCATTGGGCGCGGACGTGGACACCGCGGGCATGGCTTCGCCGCCCTCTCTTCCCGGCCGCCCTCCAGGTTTGCGCCCCGCGATCGCCGCGGGGATCCTCCTCTCCGCCGCCCGCCTCTGCTCCCGCCGCAGCTGCTGCGCATTTATGCCCGCGCCCCCGTTATCCCCGCCTTCCCGCCTCGCCTGCCGCCGCTCGCCACTCCCTCTGCCTGCGCGCCCCGCATTCACCCGCCACTGCAACCTTATCTCCCGGTTCCTCCGCCCCCTGCCCCGTCCGGGCGGGAGCACACGAGGGCGGGGTGAGGGGGCTGGGGGCGGAGCGGGCAGGGGTAGTTTGCGTGGAGGCGCTGTGGACCCTGCGCGGGTACAGGCTTCCAGGCAGGACAAGGCATGGGGACAGGGAATGTGGCTCGTTAGCCGCAATGGCTTTGACCTTCCAAATCGCTGGGGCTCCACGTGGGTGGACCCAGGCTGGCGGTGAGGCCCTGGACATTACTGCCAGGGTTTGTCCCAGGACACTGGGGAGCCATGGAAGgttcagggcaggggagggacgtTCAGGATGTGGTCATCAGAAGATGCCTGTTCTTTAAAGAACTCAACTTCCCTGGGACTCTGAGTGAGGCAAATTAGACTTCCAGGGAATGTCTGCTTCCCACCTAACAGGCTTGCCCGCAATGGGAGGGGGGTGAGCCCTGTGCCACTGGTGGCTGGAACCGGGTGGGGCGCAGTTTACAGAGGCCACTGTTGATCCCAACAAACCCACACCCAGAAATGTACCCCAGAACTAACCCACGAGGCAGGCTGCAGCGCACCAGGATGTTAAGGCCATGACAGAGTACCATGCAGCCAAGAAAAAGACGTCACCCTTTGTGTAAATAAGACCAAAAGATTCAGGGAGAGATGGATAAATATGCAATCGCATCAAAGTGCATCACATGTCTCCAGAAGGAAGTACAAAGAGCCTGGGAGAGGGGGAACATTTATCTGTTTGCCTTTTTAAACCTTCAAAATGATTCTTGACAATGGCCTAGacatcagaaaagaaagagaattccCTTTGGGGTGGTCGTGAGGGACTGGTTAGTGGAGGAGACCCGAGATCGctaggtgggggtggagggactgTCTGGGGGAAGTTGCCTAGTCTAATAGGCCCAGGGGAGACAGCAGGTGATGGGACCTTTGAAGAGGGGACTCCGTTGGGGGGGAGCGGTGGAAGTTCACAGGCAGGCCAAAGGCCCAAGAGGGTAAGAGAGGGTGGGCAGATTCCGTGGGAGGCCCAGGCTGTGTCCTGCAGAATTAGCTTGTTTATTGAGCAGCTGCAGGACcgcagcccctcccagcccccagggtcccccccaccccagccagtcACTGCCCCCAGGGATACCTTCCCTCTCGACCTGTTGTCACCACTGACTTCCTCTGCCTCTTTGTATATTTAGCTGCacaaaatcacaatcacacagcGTGTGttctctgccttttctcctcCTGTCCCCGCCCCCCCGCCCATGCCCCGCCCCTTACTCTTCCAACCGAGCGGGTCATTTGTCCTGTACAGTCCCACCAGGCTGGATGTGGGGGGGCCGCATGCCCAGGCGTCCTTTAACGCCGTCCGGGCTCCGTACTTCCCTCGTAGACTGAAGGGTGGATTCTCGATTCTACGGTaagtttatttctgtgctctaaATCCTGCACGGCTCCCAAGGCCTGGGAACAAAAGGCAGATCTTGGACGGTCCCTTCccgtcccccccacccccttcccccggCACCTCCCGGGGCACCGTGCTCTGGTCACTCTGGGCACCCCCCGGCGCACCCTTCCCACTTTTGAAGTTTGCCAGCCCCTCTCCCGGAGGTGgtctcttccctcccccactgGGTGCGGAAGGGGTCTGTCCTGGTCACCGCTGGGTCCCCAGAGCCCAGATGGCATTTGTTAAATAAACCCTAAAAGGCAGGAGGGGATGGGGGCTGACATTGCCCCGCTTGTAGAGATGAGTAAGTAAACCGAGGCACCCATCCCGCGCCCCAGGGGCAGCACTTGAGCAGAAGGGCTGGGAGCCGGCAGGTGGGAGGAAAGGCCCCTGGGGCGGGGCGGGCTCTATGGGCCATTGACTGTCCCCTGTCTCTGAAAAGGGCGCCGCCCTCCTTCCTTGCTACCCTCCGGGGCTAGATGCCCGCCCCACCCGCAGCCCTGCTTCAGGTCAGGGGCAGGGGCCAGCCtccccctgcctcagcctccccgCCCGTCCCGGGACTGGGCGTCCCACGCAGCCCGAGATCCGCGGGTACCGCGGCCGCCCCCTCCGCGCGCCCGGGCTccaggccccgccccggcccggccccgAGCGCCCGTCACTTCCTGCCCGGCCCCGAGACGGGCCtgccgggcggcggcggcggcgctgcAGCGCGTGAGCCATGGTCGCTCTGGAGGACCCGGAGTGCGGctcggaggcggcggcggcggcggcgggagccCCGGGCGGGCGACGGACGCTGTGAGCGCGGCGGGGCGGGCGGGCGCGCCCCGGGCCCCTTCCCCTGCGCCGCGGCCCCGCGGAGCCCCGGGTCCGCC contains the following coding sequences:
- the KISS1R gene encoding kiSS-1 receptor isoform X1, producing MPAVSTSAPNASWWAPSNASDDQAPAPRPVDAWLVPLFFAALMLLGLAGNSLVIFVVCRHKQMRTVTNFYIGCRRPSRAILLVTWTKARAGGAMWLRPVRPPPATRAHDLPPAANLAATDVTFLLCCVPFTALLYPLPAWVLGDFMCKFVNYIQQVSVQATCATLTAMSVDRWYVTVFPLRALHRRTPRLALAISLSIWVGSAAVSAPVLVLHRLTPGPRTYCSEAFPSRALERAFALYNLLALYLLPLVATCVCYGAMLRHLGRAAVRPGPADSARQGQLLAERAGAVRARVSRLVAAVVLLFAACWGPIQLFLVLQALGPAGAWHPRSYAAYALKIWAHCMSYSNSALNPLLYAFLGSNFRQAFRRVCPCALGEPRRLPGRAGPSGPAASHAELLRLAARPVPTRTPRLGSSGAAARRLCVPRELACPL
- the KISS1R gene encoding kiSS-1 receptor isoform X2, which gives rise to MPAVSTSAPNASWWAPSNASDDQAPAPRPVDAWLVPLFFAALMLLGLAGNSLVIFVVCRHKQMRTVTNFYIANLAATDVTFLLCCVPFTALLYPLPAWVLGDFMCKFVNYIQQVSVQATCATLTAMSVDRWYVTVFPLRALHRRTPRLALAISLSIWVGSAAVSAPVLVLHRLTPGPRTYCSEAFPSRALERAFALYNLLALYLLPLVATCVCYGAMLRHLGRAAVRPGPADSARQGQLLAERAGAVRARVSRLVAAVVLLFAACWGPIQLFLVLQALGPAGAWHPRSYAAYALKIWAHCMSYSNSALNPLLYAFLGSNFRQAFRRVCPCALGEPRRLPGRAGPSGPAASHAELLRLAARPVPTRTPRLGSSGAAARRLCVPRELACPL